The following proteins are encoded in a genomic region of Paenibacillus sp. FSL H3-0469:
- a CDS encoding extracellular solute-binding protein — protein MSKPLWFRKKTAAGAASLMLVIAVTGCGGNNAATQGADGGKGEASGKRGSITVSLYDRGSVPAEEGTMSDNRWTKWVNENGPVNVKYITVPRFESLQKFNVLFASKSAPDLIFEFDTAYQGQLYNQKQLLPLDDLIKNSSTEYKAMLEKYPALRKAGTMADGKLYTVGRPVQFGPQHYLFIRNDWLKKLNLQVPTTPEELLNVAKAFTEQDPDGNGKADTYGTGLSFVAGIILNNMFGTGFTLFGEDQYPWVLENDQVVHDWDRIQAALSFQKQLYAAGVADKDFVTDKNGEKQKQDWISGKLGIYGANGADIGTYETLMKNSPEAEVIPIALPTTEFGQFSPTLTTPIQMTGMVNAAAKDPESVMKMIDFMVTEQYTTTIQNGIEGVHYKKTADGRAEVIDPEKNKKELEYNRDMGMLTPLIGKNYGLKNKVNPTPAEQSLIKIYEMSEKLYMDPARPIVGITQKAFLPLLPQDLTQINTNANKTILDRAMQAIVSSDPGSVDQFIAEAKGIWEKAGGPKVDEFYAAWYQDHKADAIMLKDIYEMGKQLDTAE, from the coding sequence ATGTCCAAACCACTATGGTTTAGAAAAAAAACCGCTGCCGGAGCAGCCTCCCTGATGCTCGTTATCGCTGTCACAGGCTGCGGCGGCAATAATGCCGCCACGCAGGGCGCAGACGGGGGCAAGGGAGAAGCTTCGGGGAAACGCGGCTCCATCACCGTCTCTCTATATGACCGCGGCAGCGTGCCGGCGGAAGAGGGGACAATGAGCGACAACCGCTGGACGAAATGGGTCAACGAGAACGGCCCGGTGAACGTCAAATACATTACGGTTCCGCGCTTCGAATCCCTGCAAAAGTTCAATGTGCTGTTCGCGTCGAAGTCTGCCCCGGATCTGATCTTTGAATTTGATACCGCTTACCAGGGCCAGCTCTATAACCAGAAGCAGCTGCTTCCGCTGGATGACCTGATCAAGAACAGCAGTACAGAGTATAAAGCGATGCTGGAGAAATATCCGGCGCTGCGCAAGGCAGGCACTATGGCGGACGGCAAGCTGTATACGGTGGGGCGTCCGGTCCAGTTCGGCCCGCAGCACTATCTGTTTATCCGCAATGACTGGCTGAAGAAGCTGAATTTGCAGGTGCCTACTACACCCGAAGAACTGCTGAATGTGGCAAAAGCGTTCACCGAGCAGGACCCGGACGGCAACGGCAAGGCGGATACGTACGGGACCGGACTCAGCTTCGTGGCCGGCATTATTCTGAACAACATGTTCGGTACCGGATTTACGCTGTTCGGCGAAGACCAGTACCCGTGGGTGCTGGAGAATGACCAGGTGGTGCATGACTGGGACCGGATTCAGGCGGCGCTCTCCTTCCAGAAGCAGCTGTATGCGGCCGGTGTGGCGGATAAGGATTTCGTCACCGATAAGAACGGCGAGAAGCAGAAGCAGGACTGGATCTCCGGCAAGCTGGGGATTTACGGGGCCAACGGTGCCGATATCGGCACCTATGAGACGCTGATGAAGAATTCTCCTGAAGCCGAGGTCATTCCGATTGCCTTGCCGACGACAGAGTTCGGGCAGTTCAGCCCGACCCTGACCACCCCGATCCAAATGACCGGTATGGTGAACGCAGCGGCCAAGGACCCTGAGTCTGTAATGAAAATGATTGATTTCATGGTCACGGAGCAGTACACCACTACGATCCAGAACGGCATTGAAGGCGTGCACTACAAGAAAACTGCCGACGGCCGTGCGGAGGTAATCGACCCTGAGAAGAACAAGAAGGAGCTGGAGTACAACCGCGATATGGGCATGCTGACTCCGCTGATCGGCAAGAATTACGGGCTGAAGAACAAGGTTAACCCTACCCCTGCCGAGCAGAGTTTAATCAAAATCTATGAAATGTCTGAAAAGCTGTATATGGATCCTGCCCGCCCGATTGTCGGCATTACGCAAAAGGCTTTCCTGCCGCTGCTGCCGCAGGATCTGACCCAGATCAACACGAACGCGAATAAAACGATTCTCGACCGGGCCATGCAGGCCATTGTCAGCTCTGATCCCGGTTCAGTGGACCAGTTCATTGCAGAAGCGAAAGGAATCTGGGAGAAGGCAGGCGGACCCAAGGTCGATGAGTTCTATGCAGCCTGGTATCAGGACCATAAAGCGGATGCGATCATGCTGAAGGATATTTATGAGATGGGCAAACAGCTGGACACGGCCGAATAA
- a CDS encoding carbohydrate ABC transporter permease: MQSTKGEKVFYSFNYLLLTLAGILCLLPLLHLASLSLSGKDAVLSGFVTLWPVEFTLSSYTMLFEGTPVVRAFGNSLLITLVGVAASMLFTIFAAYPLSRRDFYGRRTLTLAIVFTMLFTGGLIPTYLVVSSLGLVDSYSALWLPALVSTYNMMIMRSFFENIPEELVEAARIDGSGEWRLLAGIILPLSLPVLATIGLFYGVYYWNSFFNVMIYMNSPEKINLTVLIQQMVKSQAVLQELNTMNSQEVVNITPEGIKAAGIMVMVIPMLIVYPLLQRYFVKGVTIGAIKG, from the coding sequence ATGCAAAGTACAAAAGGTGAAAAAGTATTCTACAGCTTCAATTATCTGCTGCTTACGCTCGCAGGCATTCTCTGTCTGCTGCCGCTGCTCCATCTGGCCTCCCTGTCGCTCAGCGGCAAGGATGCGGTGCTCTCCGGCTTTGTCACCCTATGGCCGGTGGAATTCACACTCAGCTCGTATACCATGCTGTTCGAGGGAACGCCGGTGGTACGCGCTTTTGGCAACAGCCTGCTGATTACTCTGGTCGGTGTGGCCGCCAGCATGCTGTTCACCATCTTCGCCGCTTATCCCTTATCCCGCCGTGATTTCTACGGAAGACGCACGCTGACCCTGGCGATTGTGTTCACCATGCTGTTCACGGGCGGACTGATTCCGACCTATCTCGTGGTCAGCAGTCTCGGCCTGGTGGATTCGTATTCGGCACTGTGGCTGCCCGCTCTGGTCAGCACTTATAATATGATGATCATGCGGTCTTTTTTCGAGAACATCCCGGAGGAGCTGGTAGAAGCGGCCCGAATTGACGGCTCCGGCGAATGGCGGCTGCTGGCGGGCATTATTCTGCCACTGTCCCTGCCTGTGCTGGCGACCATCGGCCTCTTCTACGGCGTGTATTACTGGAATTCCTTCTTTAACGTAATGATCTATATGAACAGCCCGGAGAAAATCAATCTGACCGTGCTCATCCAGCAGATGGTGAAGAGCCAGGCCGTCCTGCAGGAGCTGAATACGATGAACTCGCAGGAGGTTGTCAATATTACACCGGAGGGCATCAAGGCCGCCGGGATTATGGTGATGGTTATTCCGATGCTGATCGTGTATCCGCTGCTGCAACGGTATTTTGTCAAAGGCGTGACTATCGGTGCGATCAAGGGTTAA
- a CDS encoding ABC transporter permease subunit, whose amino-acid sequence MFVPVIAFYIIFKYTPMLGLVIAFKDYTFYEGVWGSQWVGMDNFTNLFTQAQSVQIIRNTLVLSILSVLVSFPFPIALAIMLNEVRNKFFKKSVQTLVYLPYFFSWVIVGGLVVTIFAQTGVANAVVEKLTGQAFPFLFKEWSWVSIFLGSGIWKDAGFNAIIYLAALTSIDPSLYEAASMDGAGKWKQIRHITLPGISPTIVIMLILAMGRVMEVGFDHVYVLQNSIVSGISEVISTYIYAIGLQGGQFSLTAALGMFDSLVALTLVLISNAIARRFNKGLW is encoded by the coding sequence ATGTTCGTTCCGGTTATCGCATTTTATATCATTTTCAAATACACCCCTATGCTGGGGCTGGTCATCGCCTTCAAGGATTATACCTTCTATGAGGGGGTATGGGGCAGCCAGTGGGTCGGCATGGACAATTTCACCAATCTGTTCACCCAGGCGCAATCGGTACAGATTATCCGCAATACGCTGGTGCTCAGTATATTGTCGGTGCTGGTCAGCTTTCCGTTCCCGATTGCCCTGGCGATTATGCTCAATGAGGTCCGGAACAAGTTTTTCAAAAAATCAGTCCAGACCCTCGTCTACCTGCCTTACTTTTTCTCCTGGGTCATTGTCGGCGGGCTGGTAGTAACGATCTTTGCCCAGACCGGGGTAGCCAATGCGGTGGTTGAGAAGCTGACCGGCCAGGCTTTTCCCTTCCTGTTCAAGGAGTGGTCCTGGGTCTCGATCTTCCTCGGCTCGGGAATCTGGAAGGATGCGGGCTTCAATGCCATTATCTATCTGGCTGCGCTAACCTCCATCGACCCCAGTCTCTATGAGGCGGCGAGTATGGACGGGGCAGGCAAATGGAAGCAGATCCGCCATATTACGCTACCCGGGATCAGTCCGACCATCGTCATTATGCTGATTCTGGCCATGGGACGGGTGATGGAGGTGGGCTTCGACCATGTCTACGTGCTGCAGAATTCGATTGTATCCGGGATCTCCGAGGTCATCAGCACCTACATCTACGCGATTGGCCTGCAAGGCGGACAGTTCAGCCTGACGGCTGCCCTGGGGATGTTCGATTCTCTGGTGGCGCTGACCTTGGTGCTGATCTCCAACGCCATTGCCCGGCGCTTCAATAAAGGCTTGTGGTAA
- a CDS encoding SGNH/GDSL hydrolase family protein produces the protein MYNSASTHSSSTKGLPGLDRVAFHNVAELEPAAGYGLYLRRIPRSVREHLNERGRFIAGEAGGCELRFVTTAPNIRVTLTLPETDGSVTVYKGGLFHSRHELQAGTIRTLQLSEPPRLAVAERDLLMAAGFAPEVWRICFGRYACVVCGIETFGHPLRPPVEGETPGKRWIAYGSSITYGENGSLPYIAHAARRLAADVLGLGMSGSCHCEREMSNYLAAQQDWSFMTLELGVNMRDHMSPDEFRERTGYLLDQLVSRHPEKPVAVITIYPNFAGFPGSGIAEKDVQFNDILRSHVKRLDHPKLSLIEGNKVLDDLAGLSCDLIHPGDEGHIRMGENLARVLEGIL, from the coding sequence ATGTATAATTCCGCCAGTACCCATTCTTCCAGCACCAAGGGGCTGCCGGGGCTGGACCGGGTTGCCTTCCATAACGTTGCCGAGCTGGAACCGGCAGCGGGCTACGGATTGTATCTCCGCCGCATTCCGCGCAGCGTCAGGGAGCATCTGAATGAGCGGGGGCGGTTCATCGCCGGGGAAGCGGGCGGCTGCGAGCTCCGGTTCGTCACCACGGCTCCGAATATCCGTGTCACGCTTACTTTACCTGAGACTGACGGCAGCGTAACGGTATACAAGGGCGGGCTGTTCCACTCCAGACATGAGCTTCAGGCCGGGACGATCCGCACCCTCCAGTTAAGCGAACCGCCAAGGCTGGCGGTGGCGGAGCGTGATCTGCTGATGGCAGCGGGCTTTGCGCCGGAGGTATGGCGGATCTGCTTCGGACGGTATGCCTGTGTGGTCTGCGGCATTGAGACCTTCGGCCATCCACTCCGTCCGCCGGTGGAAGGGGAGACCCCCGGCAAGCGCTGGATTGCTTACGGCTCATCCATCACCTATGGAGAGAACGGCAGCCTGCCGTATATTGCCCACGCGGCAAGAAGGCTGGCCGCCGATGTACTGGGTCTCGGCATGAGCGGCTCCTGCCACTGTGAACGGGAGATGAGTAATTATCTTGCGGCGCAGCAGGACTGGTCGTTCATGACGCTGGAGCTGGGCGTGAATATGCGTGACCACATGTCCCCGGACGAATTCCGTGAGCGGACCGGCTATCTGCTGGACCAGCTGGTAAGCAGGCATCCGGAGAAGCCGGTGGCGGTCATTACGATCTACCCCAATTTTGCAGGGTTCCCGGGAAGCGGGATAGCGGAGAAGGATGTTCAGTTCAACGATATTCTGCGCAGTCATGTGAAGCGTCTGGACCACCCGAAGCTGAGCCTGATCGAGGGAAACAAAGTGCTGGACGACCTTGCCGGGCTGTCCTGCGACCTGATTCACCCGGGGGATGAGGGACATATACGGATGGGGGAGAATCTGGCCCGGGTGCTGGAAGGAATCCTGTAA
- a CDS encoding glycoside hydrolase family 88 protein has translation MHTMSRTALEEQIARVIERMKDMKGSIQEIAPIGIISMDNWEWPQGVGLFALYSYYRENREEEILRYLTGWFDSKLDGGIPEKNVNTMCPMLTLSYLAEETGRADYLRLCREWLEYVLYDMPRTEEGGLQHEVTGSPNTGQLWDDTLYMTVLFVARMGILLKEEECIQESIRQFLVHLKYLTDPVTGLFFHGWTFEGSHHFARALWARGNSWYTAGLADYLEMVELPSGVSSFLLSSLTRQVNKLTELQDPSGAWHTLLDDSSSYLETSATAAFAYGMLKAVRQGLLPEDCRKPAMAALQYVLSQIDEEGVVQGVSYGTGMGATLQDYREIPVCPMPYGQSMALLLLVEAMKHV, from the coding sequence ATGCACACCATGTCACGAACAGCGCTTGAGGAACAGATCGCCCGCGTCATTGAGCGGATGAAGGATATGAAAGGCTCCATTCAGGAGATCGCCCCGATCGGCATCATCTCGATGGACAACTGGGAATGGCCGCAGGGGGTGGGACTGTTTGCCCTATACAGCTACTACCGGGAGAACCGGGAGGAGGAGATTCTGCGCTATTTGACCGGCTGGTTCGACAGCAAGCTTGACGGGGGCATCCCGGAGAAAAACGTCAATACCATGTGCCCGATGCTTACCCTAAGCTATCTGGCAGAGGAGACCGGGCGCGCGGATTATCTCCGGCTATGCCGGGAATGGCTGGAGTACGTGCTGTATGACATGCCCCGCACGGAGGAAGGCGGGCTTCAGCATGAGGTGACCGGCAGTCCGAATACCGGACAGCTCTGGGACGACACGCTGTATATGACAGTGCTGTTCGTGGCCCGGATGGGGATCTTACTGAAGGAGGAGGAGTGCATTCAGGAGAGCATCCGCCAGTTTCTGGTCCATCTTAAGTATCTGACTGATCCCGTGACCGGATTGTTCTTCCACGGCTGGACCTTCGAGGGCAGCCATCACTTTGCCCGGGCCCTGTGGGCGCGCGGCAATTCCTGGTATACCGCCGGGCTGGCGGATTATCTGGAGATGGTGGAGCTGCCGTCAGGGGTGAGCAGCTTCCTGCTGTCCTCGCTTACGCGCCAGGTGAACAAGCTGACGGAGCTGCAAGACCCGTCAGGGGCATGGCACACCCTGCTGGACGACAGCAGCTCGTATCTGGAGACCTCGGCTACCGCCGCCTTTGCTTACGGCATGCTGAAGGCAGTGCGGCAGGGTCTGCTGCCTGAGGACTGCCGCAAGCCTGCAATGGCAGCGCTTCAGTACGTGCTGAGCCAGATTGATGAAGAAGGCGTGGTGCAGGGAGTGTCCTATGGCACCGGCATGGGGGCTACCCTACAGGACTACCGCGAGATTCCGGTCTGCCCGATGCCGTACGGGCAATCCATGGCGCTCCTGCTGCTGGTGGAGGCGATGAAGCATGTATAA
- a CDS encoding polysaccharide deacetylase family protein: protein MRIKFDLFPGGVSKALTTSWDDGRIHDRRLVEILNQHGLKGSFHLNSGFFGNEGYISGDEVAALYEGHEISAHTRTHPFLSMTPREGIADEILTDRKALEAIAGYPVRGMSYPFGNYSDAVLSVLPALGIEYSRTVKSHGSFSLPDNLLAWHPTCHHRDMLALGKQFLEEKPRFPHMQLLYVWGHSYEFNDNDNWQELEQFAAMMGGHEDIWYATNIEIVDYLSAVQGLRFSASQEMVYNPAATEVWISVGDEVRRVPGGGTVRLG from the coding sequence ATGAGAATCAAATTCGATCTATTTCCAGGCGGGGTTTCTAAAGCGCTAACAACGAGCTGGGATGATGGGAGAATCCATGACCGGCGGCTTGTTGAGATTCTGAACCAGCATGGGCTAAAGGGGTCTTTTCATCTCAATTCGGGGTTCTTCGGCAATGAAGGCTACATCTCGGGGGACGAAGTGGCTGCGCTCTATGAGGGGCATGAGATTTCGGCGCATACCCGCACTCATCCCTTCCTCTCCATGACCCCGCGCGAGGGCATCGCCGATGAGATTCTGACGGACCGCAAGGCTCTGGAGGCCATCGCCGGTTATCCGGTTCGGGGCATGTCCTATCCGTTCGGCAATTACAGCGATGCGGTGCTGAGCGTGCTTCCGGCCCTCGGGATTGAGTATTCCCGCACAGTGAAGTCGCATGGCAGCTTCAGCCTGCCGGACAACCTGCTGGCCTGGCATCCCACCTGCCATCACCGCGATATGCTCGCCCTGGGCAAGCAATTCCTTGAGGAGAAGCCCCGGTTCCCGCACATGCAGCTGCTGTATGTCTGGGGACACAGCTACGAATTCAACGACAATGACAACTGGCAGGAGCTGGAGCAGTTCGCCGCCATGATGGGCGGCCATGAAGACATCTGGTATGCCACCAATATTGAGATCGTGGACTACCTGTCCGCTGTGCAGGGACTGCGCTTCTCGGCTTCGCAGGAGATGGTGTATAATCCGGCCGCTACGGAGGTATGGATCTCTGTGGGGGATGAAGTGCGCCGTGTTCCGGGCGGGGGGACGGTTAGACTGGGGTAG
- a CDS encoding homocysteine synthase, with protein MSEERKLSFETLAVHAGQEIDPTTLARAVPLYQTTSYGFRDAEHAANLFALKEFGNIYTRLMNPTTDVFEQRLAALEGGAGALATASGMAAISFSILNIAGAGDEIVSSASLYGGTYNLFSTTLPKLGIQVKFVDSDNPENFRAAITDKTKALYAETIGNPQGNVLDIEAVAAIAHEHGIPLIVDNTFPSPYLLRPIEFGADIVVHSATKFIGGHGTSIGGIIVDGGKFDWKASGRFPGLTEPDPSYHGVVYTEAVGPIAYIIKARVQLLRDLGAAISPFNSWMLLQGLETLHLRLERHSQNALQVAQYLEAHDSVEWVSYAGLQSHPSYELAQKYLPKGQGAILTFGIKGGAAAGVKLIENVKLFSHLANVGDSKSLIIHPASTTHQQLSVEEQITAGVTPELLRLSIGTESIDDILYDLEQAIAASQQA; from the coding sequence ATGTCAGAAGAGCGCAAGCTGTCCTTTGAAACCCTCGCCGTCCACGCAGGCCAGGAGATTGATCCCACTACTTTAGCCCGTGCCGTGCCTTTGTATCAGACCACATCCTACGGGTTCCGTGATGCGGAGCACGCCGCGAATCTGTTCGCGCTGAAGGAGTTCGGTAATATCTACACCCGGCTGATGAATCCGACGACGGATGTGTTTGAACAGCGTCTTGCCGCGCTTGAGGGCGGGGCAGGGGCACTGGCGACCGCTTCCGGAATGGCGGCCATTTCCTTCTCTATTCTGAATATTGCCGGAGCAGGGGATGAGATTGTATCCTCCGCAAGTCTGTACGGCGGGACTTATAATCTGTTCTCTACAACGTTGCCTAAACTGGGGATTCAAGTGAAGTTCGTGGATTCCGACAATCCGGAGAACTTCCGGGCAGCGATTACGGACAAGACCAAGGCGCTCTACGCCGAGACCATTGGCAACCCGCAAGGGAATGTACTGGATATCGAAGCAGTGGCGGCTATCGCTCATGAGCATGGAATTCCGCTGATTGTAGATAATACCTTCCCAAGCCCGTATCTGCTGCGTCCGATTGAATTCGGGGCGGATATCGTCGTACACTCGGCGACCAAATTCATCGGCGGCCACGGTACCTCCATCGGCGGAATCATCGTGGACGGCGGCAAGTTCGACTGGAAGGCCAGCGGCAGATTCCCCGGCCTGACCGAGCCGGACCCGAGTTACCACGGGGTAGTCTACACTGAAGCAGTCGGACCGATTGCTTATATCATCAAAGCGCGGGTTCAACTGCTTCGTGACCTTGGCGCGGCTATTTCACCGTTCAACTCGTGGATGCTTTTGCAGGGTCTCGAAACGCTGCACCTGCGTCTGGAGCGCCACAGCCAGAATGCACTCCAGGTTGCCCAGTATCTGGAGGCGCATGATTCGGTAGAATGGGTCAGCTACGCTGGACTACAGAGTCACCCTTCGTATGAGCTGGCACAGAAATATCTGCCTAAGGGCCAGGGCGCGATCCTGACCTTCGGAATTAAGGGCGGGGCGGCCGCAGGGGTGAAGCTGATCGAGAACGTGAAGCTGTTCTCCCATTTGGCCAATGTCGGCGATTCCAAGTCGCTGATCATCCACCCGGCCAGCACCACTCACCAGCAGCTGTCGGTCGAGGAGCAGATTACCGCCGGTGTTACACCGGAGCTGCTGCGCTTGTCCATCGGCACCGAATCCATCGACGATATCCTCTACGACCTGGAGCAGGCGATCGCTGCCAGCCAGCAGGCTTAA
- a CDS encoding alpha/beta hydrolase, with the protein MRSPEKKTTGKQTGFKKVRNILLKILGVILLAVVLFVGIVYITNVISSNAEAKRIEPYGQHVSVDGKNMNVFIEGAGPDTVVLLPGFGTASPALDFKLLIDELSPHYKVVVVEPFGYGLSDATKKERTSENIVSEIHEALQQLHMDRYILMGHSISGIYSLYYVNKYSDEVSAFVGLDSSVPSLSEKKIESSETTMVKWFRDLGFARLQLKLSADPYEGLSYDAHTKEQLNLLIQKNMYNTTQLNEAESMFSNFEKAEQRKVTFPPNLPVLLFVQAEHPATDQWIPEHEKLIKNSVHAEMELLDANHYVYRSHPKQIAEKFMSFMRGIAQQP; encoded by the coding sequence ATGAGATCACCGGAGAAGAAGACAACGGGAAAGCAGACGGGGTTCAAGAAAGTGCGCAACATTCTGCTTAAAATACTGGGAGTCATCCTGCTCGCTGTTGTACTTTTTGTGGGGATTGTGTATATCACGAATGTAATCAGCAGCAATGCCGAAGCCAAAAGGATAGAGCCTTACGGCCAGCATGTATCCGTAGACGGCAAGAATATGAATGTGTTCATAGAGGGCGCTGGCCCGGACACGGTCGTGCTGCTTCCCGGGTTCGGAACTGCTTCACCGGCGCTTGATTTCAAACTGCTTATCGACGAGCTGTCACCACATTACAAGGTTGTAGTGGTTGAGCCTTTCGGCTACGGCTTAAGCGACGCAACGAAGAAAGAACGAACCTCAGAGAATATCGTAAGTGAAATTCATGAAGCATTACAGCAGCTCCATATGGACCGTTACATTCTTATGGGCCATTCTATTTCAGGCATTTATAGTCTTTATTATGTGAACAAATATTCAGATGAAGTCAGTGCATTTGTCGGACTGGACAGCAGTGTACCCTCGCTCAGTGAGAAAAAGATTGAGTCTTCAGAGACAACCATGGTTAAATGGTTCCGCGATTTGGGCTTCGCAAGGCTGCAATTGAAGCTGAGTGCCGACCCTTATGAGGGACTGTCTTATGATGCACATACCAAAGAACAATTGAACCTGCTGATACAGAAAAATATGTACAATACGACGCAGTTAAATGAGGCGGAGAGTATGTTTTCCAATTTTGAAAAAGCTGAACAGCGGAAGGTAACGTTCCCTCCCAATCTTCCTGTCCTGCTCTTTGTCCAGGCGGAGCATCCGGCAACGGATCAATGGATTCCTGAGCATGAGAAGCTGATTAAGAATTCCGTACATGCAGAAATGGAGCTGCTGGATGCCAATCATTATGTATACCGTTCCCATCCCAAGCAAATTGCGGAGAAATTCATGAGCTTCATGAGGGGGATAGCGCAGCAGCCCTGA
- a CDS encoding GntR family transcriptional regulator yields MSLKRKQGPLYQQIQKILKDRILHGVYPLGSIIPSEPQLEKEFGVSKMTVRGAVQELAQEGYVQKKSGVGTIVMRNTAYQKLSKGKRFTELLVEAGHKLEKKLLASQRLANEAGSEEYSRYGPYCQRIERLYILDGQPYIHLVHFLTAAALPGGGAAEMGADIQSLYDSLEENDIVLENFRDRFFVEPAPPEVCLLLKLPPGTPVLKRLRNSYDGEGRLIEHSIGCYNTELHHYLVSYDT; encoded by the coding sequence GTGTCACTGAAACGCAAGCAAGGCCCCTTATACCAGCAGATCCAGAAGATCCTCAAAGACCGGATTCTGCACGGGGTATACCCGCTCGGCAGCATTATCCCCTCCGAGCCTCAGCTCGAGAAAGAGTTCGGTGTCAGCAAAATGACGGTCCGCGGCGCGGTCCAGGAGCTGGCCCAGGAAGGTTATGTGCAGAAGAAAAGCGGCGTCGGAACCATTGTCATGCGCAATACCGCCTACCAGAAGCTCTCCAAGGGCAAACGGTTCACGGAATTGCTGGTTGAAGCAGGCCATAAGCTGGAAAAGAAGCTGCTCGCATCCCAGCGCCTCGCGAATGAAGCAGGATCAGAGGAATACAGCCGCTACGGGCCGTATTGCCAGCGGATCGAACGCTTGTATATTCTGGATGGCCAGCCCTATATACATCTGGTGCATTTCCTGACGGCAGCAGCCCTGCCCGGCGGGGGAGCGGCAGAGATGGGGGCAGACATCCAGTCCCTGTACGACTCGCTGGAGGAGAACGACATTGTGCTGGAGAACTTCAGGGACCGCTTCTTCGTGGAGCCGGCACCACCCGAGGTATGCCTGCTGCTCAAGCTGCCGCCGGGGACGCCTGTGCTGAAGCGTCTGCGTAACTCCTATGACGGGGAGGGCCGGCTGATCGAACACAGTATCGGCTGCTATAATACGGAGCTCCATCATTATCTGGTCAGCTATGATACTTGA
- a CDS encoding sugar kinase — MPRIAAFGEVMMRLQVPGVETLAQSSRLEYSFSGSGVNVTAALARYGHNGALITTLPETPVGEAAMAYLRKLGVDTSLIRRGGKHLGMYFLENGFGARPGRVTYTDRLGSSFNTAEAGKYDMPALASRVDVLHLCGITLAMNDGVRGQMKQLAAEVKHAGGMVVFDCNYRPALWGEAGYAQARPHYEELLALADLVLMNEKDALYILGTAAADYDRITQLKQAVPAVAERFGIKAAAGTHREINADNTHSLTGYLYRQGSFAFSRKLTFPVFDRIGAGDAFASAVIHGELQEYPQQQTVEMAAAAAMLAHTLPGDTALFTESEVLRALDGHTLDVER, encoded by the coding sequence ATGCCTAGAATCGCGGCCTTCGGCGAAGTGATGATGCGGCTGCAGGTGCCGGGGGTGGAGACGCTGGCCCAGAGCAGCAGGCTGGAGTACTCTTTTTCGGGCAGCGGGGTGAATGTAACGGCGGCGCTCGCCAGATACGGCCATAATGGAGCACTGATCACAACCTTGCCGGAGACTCCAGTGGGGGAAGCTGCGATGGCCTATCTGCGCAAGCTTGGGGTGGATACGTCACTGATCCGCCGGGGCGGCAAGCACCTCGGAATGTACTTCCTGGAGAACGGTTTCGGCGCCCGCCCCGGAAGAGTCACGTATACCGACCGGCTGGGCAGCAGCTTCAATACCGCTGAGGCTGGTAAGTATGATATGCCGGCGCTGGCTTCCCGGGTGGATGTGCTCCATCTATGCGGCATTACGCTGGCTATGAATGACGGAGTGCGCGGGCAGATGAAGCAGCTTGCGGCGGAGGTGAAGCATGCGGGGGGCATGGTGGTTTTTGACTGCAATTACCGTCCGGCGTTATGGGGTGAGGCGGGGTATGCCCAAGCCCGTCCTCATTACGAGGAGCTGCTTGCGCTTGCCGATCTGGTGCTGATGAACGAAAAGGATGCGCTGTACATTCTTGGCACCGCCGCAGCAGATTATGATAGAATAACACAGTTGAAGCAAGCGGTTCCCGCTGTAGCGGAGCGCTTCGGAATCAAAGCGGCAGCGGGCACCCACCGTGAGATTAATGCGGACAATACGCATTCCCTGACAGGATATTTGTACCGTCAAGGCTCATTCGCGTTCTCCCGCAAGCTGACCTTCCCGGTGTTTGACCGGATTGGTGCCGGTGATGCTTTTGCCAGCGCTGTTATCCATGGTGAGTTGCAGGAGTATCCGCAGCAGCAGACGGTGGAGATGGCAGCAGCCGCAGCGATGCTGGCCCATACCCTCCCGGGCGATACCGCGCTGTTTACCGAGAGCGAGGTGCTCCGGGCGCTGGATGGCCATACCTTAGATGTTGAAAGGTAG